The segment GCCACAAAACGGCTGGCAGGACGCTCGTACACTTCAACTGGGGAGCCAATCTGTTCCGCAACGCCTTTATTCATCACCATCACTCGCTGCGCCAAGGTCATCGCTTCCACTTGATCGTGTGTCACATACAAGCTGGTGGTTTTTAAACGACGATGGAGCTGTTGCAGTTCAAGACGCATATGTACCCTCAACTTTGCATCAAGGTTAGAAAGCGGTTCATCAAATAAGAATACGGCTGGGTCACGCACAATGGCACGCCCCATTGCCACACGTTGGCGCTGGCCGCCAGAAAGCTCTCTCGGTTGGCGCTTTAATAAGCCATCAAGCTCTAAAATCCGTGCAGCATCCGCCACTTTTTGTCGAATAATCTCTTTTCCTAGCCCACGAATTTTTAGTCCCCATGCCATATTTTCTTCAACACTCATATGGGGATACAGAGCGTAATTTTGGAATACCATCGCAATGCCACGCTCTTTGGGCTCTAGATGTGTGACCCGCTTTCGGTCAATCCAAATATCACCACTCGTGACTTGCTCAAGTCCTGCCACCATCCGTAGTAACGTAGATTTACCACACCCAGAAGGCCCCACCATTACGATAAATTCGCCGTCCACCACATCCACGGTCAGCGGCTTGATCACTTGATTTTTTCCGTCCCAACTTTTGGTGACGGCTTGAAGTTTTAATT is part of the Providencia zhijiangensis genome and harbors:
- a CDS encoding sn-glycerol-3-phosphate import ATP-binding protein UgpC, which gives rise to MAELKLQAVTKSWDGKNQVIKPLTVDVVDGEFIVMVGPSGCGKSTLLRMVAGLEQVTSGDIWIDRKRVTHLEPKERGIAMVFQNYALYPHMSVEENMAWGLKIRGLGKEIIRQKVADAARILELDGLLKRQPRELSGGQRQRVAMGRAIVRDPAVFLFDEPLSNLDAKLRVHMRLELQQLHRRLKTTSLYVTHDQVEAMTLAQRVMVMNKGVAEQIGSPVEVYERPASRFVASFIGSPAMNLLEGKLSSDGSRFELSGGMQLPLGRTYLQWVGHALTLGIRPEHLQLGSESSGGIPLVVETLEMLGADNLVHGQWAGQKVIVRLGHEHRPQIGSTLWLHLPEAHQHFFDTQYGHRL